GCTGATTGCCCTTGCTGTCGCCCGTATCCTGGTCGTAGTACTGCGCCGCATAGGTGGTGAGCGTGTTGACGCGCTTGCGCGCATCGGCGACCAGGTCCAGGCAGCTTTTCAGGCGGGTGCCCAATTGCCCCTTGCATGCGCCCAGTTGCTGCAGCTGGGCCGACAGCTTTTTCGCGTCGGCGTCGAACGCGGCGTCGCTGGCGTACAGCGCCGTCAGATCCCAGCGGTCGGCCTGGCGGTCGGTGGGCGCAGGAGCGGCAGAGGCGGTGGCGGTGGCGAGGCCGAGGGCCAGCAGGGAGAACAGCAGGGGGCGCTTGAGCGCGGATGGCGTCATGGTTCATTCCAGTGAGGTTGTCGGAAGAATGCGTGCTGACCGCCGGGCAGGAATGCGCGCGTGACACATCGCGTACCGGCAGAGCTGACTACGGTACATCAAATGGACGCTGGGGGAAAGAGAGGGATGCCGCCACCTGGGCGGTGGCGGCGAAACAACAGGGGCTTACAACAGCGGCTTACAGCGCTTGCAGCGGAATGGTGCCGAACGTGGTCGGCGTCGAGCACGGCTCTTCATCAAACGCGATGTCGCCCATGGGGTTGGCCACGCCATCGGCCTTCAAGTCCTTGAAGCCGAACAGTTTCGGGTCCATCAAATGCGATGGCGCCACGTTCGACAGGGCCGAGAAGATGCTTTCCACGCGGCCAGGGAATTTCTTGTCCCATTCGCGCATCAATCCCTTGATCTGCTTGCGCTGCAGGTTTTCCTGCGAACCGCACAGGTCGCATGGGATGATGGGGAAGCCTTTGACTTCCGCATAGCGCTGCGTGTCTTCTTCCTTCACGTAGGCCATCGGGCGGATGACGATGTGTTTGCCGTCGTCCGACTGCAGCTTGGCCGGCATGCCTTTCAGTTTGCCGCCGAAGAACATATTCAGGAAGAACGTTTCCAAAATATCATCGCGGTGGTGGCCCAGCGCAATCTTGTTGGCGCCCAGCTCGTCGGCCACGCGGTACAGGATGCCGCGGCGCAGGCGCGAGCACAGCGAGCAAGTCGTCTTGCCTTCCGGGATCAAACGCTTGACGATGCTGTAGGTATCCTGGTTTTCGATGTGGAAAGCCACGCCCAGTTCCGTCAGGTAGGCGGGCAGGATTTCCGGCGGAAAATTCGGCTGCTTCT
Above is a genomic segment from Janthinobacterium sp. 64 containing:
- the ttcA gene encoding tRNA 2-thiocytidine(32) synthetase TtcA, encoding MSNAAVLEATTTAVEFPANVEAQKLARKKAEKIALENNKLHKRLCRLVGQAIGDFNMIEDGDKVMVCLSGGKDSYALLDILMTLRERAPIHFDIVAVNLDQKQPNFPPEILPAYLTELGVAFHIENQDTYSIVKRLIPEGKTTCSLCSRLRRGILYRVADELGANKIALGHHRDDILETFFLNMFFGGKLKGMPAKLQSDDGKHIVIRPMAYVKEEDTQRYAEVKGFPIIPCDLCGSQENLQRKQIKGLMREWDKKFPGRVESIFSALSNVAPSHLMDPKLFGFKDLKADGVANPMGDIAFDEEPCSTPTTFGTIPLQAL